Proteins encoded within one genomic window of Spiroplasma endosymbiont of Agriotes lineatus:
- the dnaX gene encoding DNA polymerase III subunit gamma/tau gives MKYLTLYRKYRPNRFSKIIGQNQIVTSLQNTIINDNFSHAYLLCGPRGVGKTSIAKVFAKTINCLKIINGEACNECYICESFNNNSCLDLLEIDGASNNGIDEIRELKEKISLLPSLCKYKVYIIDEVHMLTISAFNALLKTLEEPPRHAIFILATTEVYKIPLTIVSRCQKFDFKLVNKNNLVQNLITVLQQEQIPYEKDGLEQIALLSSGSVRDSLNILEQVIAYNREFVNLASVNMLFMIPSKAEKIAFLLDIINNKTLKVLQTVNNFLQVGVDINNLTIDLINICKEIIIFKITTNKELLMILDPDDSLPFSILTQEQLLKIIENYIEALNNYRFSNNAIMYFEIASFKNMNYFQNMTSIVTTKVNGHRDKMITTIETQQVDNKKKSLTLNDSELVLASDDLKQEPSKMLVPQNCLQNDNKNQVIKEKEVPDAVVVSQNDSENQDKKDENVSETNNISVINKPFIWEMMDYFNVLSQADKYLRTEYSNRWNLINEYLTHSSFHKIVKMLVDTTIVAAMKGAIILSCPIQRQATIVNNYSFTKNMQDFLKDILLTKNLIIMAVHTPELAYIRQEYYHLRIANKLPTPHSLNFKDYYCREEDIIAKEKLLDNSVYQTVQELFDNIVLID, from the coding sequence ATGAAATATTTAACGCTATATCGAAAATATCGCCCCAATAGATTTAGCAAAATTATTGGTCAAAATCAAATTGTGACTTCGTTACAAAATACAATTATTAATGATAATTTTAGTCATGCTTATTTGCTTTGTGGACCAAGAGGCGTTGGTAAAACTTCAATTGCTAAAGTATTTGCTAAAACTATTAATTGTTTAAAAATAATTAATGGTGAAGCTTGTAATGAATGTTATATTTGTGAAAGTTTTAATAATAATTCTTGTCTTGATTTATTAGAAATTGATGGTGCTTCGAATAATGGTATTGATGAAATTAGAGAATTAAAAGAAAAAATTTCATTGTTACCATCGCTTTGTAAATATAAGGTATATATCATTGATGAAGTTCATATGTTAACGATTAGTGCTTTTAATGCTTTATTAAAAACATTAGAAGAACCACCGCGACATGCGATTTTTATTTTAGCAACGACAGAAGTATATAAAATTCCTTTAACAATTGTTTCTCGCTGTCAAAAGTTTGATTTTAAATTAGTTAATAAAAATAATTTAGTACAAAATTTAATAACAGTGTTGCAACAAGAACAAATTCCTTATGAAAAAGATGGTTTAGAACAAATTGCCCTTTTAAGTTCGGGATCAGTTCGTGATTCATTAAATATTTTAGAACAAGTAATTGCTTATAATCGTGAATTTGTTAATTTAGCAAGTGTTAATATGCTTTTTATGATTCCAAGTAAAGCTGAAAAAATTGCGTTTTTGTTAGATATTATTAATAATAAGACATTAAAAGTTTTGCAAACTGTTAATAATTTTCTTCAAGTTGGTGTTGATATTAATAATTTAACGATTGATTTAATTAATATTTGTAAAGAAATTATTATTTTTAAAATTACTACTAATAAAGAATTATTAATGATTTTAGATCCTGATGACTCGTTACCGTTTAGTATTTTGACACAAGAACAATTATTAAAAATTATTGAAAATTACATAGAAGCATTAAATAATTATCGTTTTAGTAATAATGCAATAATGTATTTTGAAATTGCTTCATTTAAAAATATGAATTACTTTCAAAATATGACTTCAATAGTAACGACTAAGGTTAATGGTCATCGTGATAAAATGATTACTACTATTGAAACTCAGCAAGTTGATAATAAAAAAAAATCATTAACATTAAACGATTCTGAGTTAGTATTAGCCAGCGATGATTTAAAACAAGAGCCAAGCAAGATGCTTGTACCACAGAATTGTTTACAAAATGATAATAAAAATCAAGTAATTAAAGAAAAAGAAGTACCTGATGCTGTGGTTGTATCACAAAATGATAGTGAAAATCAAGATAAAAAAGATGAAAATGTTTCTGAAACTAATAATATTAGTGTTATTAATAAACCTTTTATTTGAGAAATGATGGATTATTTTAATGTTTTATCACAAGCTGATAAGTATTTAAGAACAGAATATAGTAATCGCTGAAATTTGATTAATGAGTATTTAACTCATAGTTCGTTTCATAAAATTGTTAAAATGTTAGTTGATACGACAATTGTCGCTGCCATGAAGGGGGCGATTATCTTATCTTGTCCCATTCAACGCCAAGCAACAATTGTTAATAATTATAGTTTTACTAAAAATATGCAAGATTTTTTGAAAGATATTTTGCTTACGAAAAATTTAATTATTATGGCGGTTCATACTCCAGAATTAGCATATATTCGCCAAGAATATTATCATTTACGAATTGCTAATAAGTTGCCAACGCCACATTCACTTAATTTTAAAGATTATTATTGTCGAGAAGAAGATATTATTGCCAAAGAGAAGTTATTAGATAATTCAGTTTATCAAACAGTGCAAGAATTATTTGATAATATTGTCTTAATTGACTAA
- the tmk gene encoding dTMP kinase: MNSKPFFISLEGTEGSGKTTVGQMLKEKLRQENYDVILTREPGGVKISEKIREIILDKENSEMDKWTEALLYIAARRQHTVEVILPALQDNKIVICDRFIDSTSAYQGLGRGLGIINLNDIQNTIIGNARPDLTIFFDLEPEIGLKRIKDFRMVSELNRLDLEQLDFHQKVYEGYRILLSQNPQRIKVINAKPDIKIVFKQVWVLVQKYLLALNMNVN; encoded by the coding sequence GTGAATTCAAAACCATTTTTTATATCATTAGAAGGAACTGAAGGCTCTGGAAAAACAACTGTTGGTCAAATGCTGAAAGAAAAACTGCGTCAAGAAAATTATGATGTGATTTTAACTCGCGAACCAGGAGGAGTAAAAATTTCTGAAAAAATTAGAGAAATTATTTTAGATAAAGAAAATTCAGAAATGGATAAATGAACGGAAGCGTTGCTGTATATTGCTGCTAGAAGACAACATACGGTTGAAGTTATTTTACCAGCATTACAAGATAATAAAATTGTTATTTGTGATCGCTTTATTGATTCAACTTCGGCTTATCAAGGTTTAGGTCGTGGTTTAGGAATTATAAATTTAAATGATATTCAAAATACTATTATTGGTAATGCCAGGCCAGACTTAACAATTTTTTTTGATCTTGAACCAGAAATTGGTTTAAAGCGGATTAAAGATTTTAGAATGGTATCAGAATTAAATCGTTTGGATTTAGAACAATTAGACTTTCACCAAAAGGTTTATGAAGGATATCGAATTTTACTTAGTCAAAATCCGCAACGCATTAAAGTAATTAATGCTAAACCAGATATAAAAATAGTTTTTAAACAAGTATGAGTTTTAGTACAAAAATATTTGCTTGCTTTAAATATGAATGTTAATTAG
- the serS gene encoding serine--tRNA ligase — translation MIDINYLSENIDKVIKRLTTRNADFLYLKKAKQLNTKRKQIITKLEQKQAEHNKQSKLIASLIQKEKTNEIEVLKGDLGSNKLLIETLKHQLLVVESEIKDLLLKTPNIPEITVPIGISEADNVEVKKWNENKALKSTHPHWDIAKDLDIIDFNRAKKITGSRFVIYKKVGARLVRALINLMLDVHYQSGYEEIIPPTIVNTNSLITTGNLPKFKEDLFQLQEKDYYLVPTAEVPITNLYQDEIIDGHKLPLKYCAYTTCYRSEAGAAGKDTRGIIRLHQFHKIELVKITKSEQSYDELEKLTNDACKILELLELPYRVIELCTGDLGFSAAKTYDIEVWMPSQNKYREISSCSNCEDFQARRGKIRYKEKSQDNAKLVHTLNGSGLAVDRLVAAILENNYQSDCKAVVVPKILQKYLNGLEKITV, via the coding sequence GTGATTGATATAAATTATTTATCAGAAAATATTGATAAAGTTATTAAAAGATTAACAACCAGAAATGCGGATTTTTTGTATTTAAAAAAAGCCAAACAATTAAATACGAAACGCAAACAAATTATTACTAAATTAGAGCAAAAACAAGCAGAACATAATAAACAATCAAAATTAATTGCATCATTAATACAAAAAGAGAAAACTAATGAAATTGAAGTCTTGAAAGGAGATTTGGGAAGTAATAAGTTATTAATTGAAACATTAAAACATCAATTACTAGTTGTTGAAAGTGAAATTAAGGATTTGTTATTAAAAACACCAAATATTCCTGAAATTACTGTCCCCATTGGTATAAGTGAAGCCGATAATGTTGAAGTTAAAAAATGAAATGAAAACAAAGCTTTAAAATCAACGCACCCACACTGAGATATTGCAAAAGATTTAGATATTATTGATTTTAATCGAGCAAAAAAAATAACTGGTAGTCGTTTTGTTATTTATAAAAAGGTTGGCGCTCGTTTAGTTCGTGCCTTAATTAATTTAATGTTAGATGTTCATTATCAATCTGGTTATGAGGAAATTATTCCGCCAACAATTGTTAATACAAATTCATTAATTACTACTGGAAATCTGCCTAAATTTAAAGAAGATTTATTTCAATTACAAGAAAAAGATTATTATTTAGTTCCTACGGCAGAAGTACCAATAACTAATTTGTATCAAGATGAAATTATTGATGGTCATAAATTACCTTTAAAATATTGTGCCTATACAACTTGTTATCGCTCCGAAGCCGGAGCAGCTGGTAAAGATACTCGGGGAATAATTCGCTTGCATCAATTTCATAAGATTGAGTTGGTTAAAATTACTAAGTCAGAACAATCGTATGATGAATTGGAAAAATTAACTAATGACGCTTGTAAAATTTTAGAACTTTTAGAACTACCATACCGCGTTATTGAACTTTGTACGGGTGATTTAGGATTTAGTGCTGCGAAAACTTATGATATTGAAGTCTGAATGCCTTCACAAAATAAATATCGTGAAATTTCTTCTTGTTCTAATTGTGAAGATTTTCAAGCCCGAAGAGGAAAAATTCGTTATAAAGAAAAGTCACAGGATAATGCTAAGTTAGTTCATACATTAAATGGTTCGGGATTAGCAGTTGATCGCTTGGTAGCAGCAATTTTAGAAAATAATTATCAATCTGATTGTAAGGCGGTTGTCGTTCCTAAGATATTGCAAAAGTATTTGAATGGATTAGAAAAGATTACTGTTTAA
- the gyrA gene encoding DNA gyrase subunit A, with translation MNLDNQNNIKDIDISKEMQESFLEYAMSVIVSRAIPDVRDGLKPVHRRILYAMYDLGITYDKPYKKSARITGEIIGKYHPHGDTAVYYSMVRMAQEFSSRYPLVDGQGNFGSIDGDNPAAMRYTESRMSKLANELVNNMNKDTVDFVDNYDSTEREPKVLPASFPNLLVNGSKGIAVSITTDIPPHNLNEVIDALIYVLENPHVTIEQLILQDIVKGPDFPTGANIIGNQRIRKAYLTGRDTITVRGKVSEETFKNGRKALIINEIPYQLNKTRLIERISYLVKNKEIQGIYTLRDESNHEGIRVVMELKNDVSSKILLNKLYKMTPLQSTHSINLIALNNGRPRLMNLLQILQAYLEHQFVVLVRKTKFELQKNQERAHICEGLVIALSNIDAIVRLIKKTNAPTEAIEKLVSEFALSKIQVQAILQMRLQRLTGLEQVKLEEELRILNDDIAQCQKVLQDVSERTKIISKQLITIKNNYGDSRRTIITSDEEDIAIDEISLIKNEPVVIIFSENGYIKRLNLDEYRTQKRGGTGVNTINLGETDDTRIIIIANTHDDILFFSDIGKVYRLKAYEISSFSRAARGTPIINLINIERKEKIKTLIAINLESSKQYLFFITKNGIVKRTAIGEFDSIRKTGKIAIYFKTNDSLVEVLLTTGDTKIIIATSNGKAIHFNENEIRLLQRKAAGIKGIILDNDCFVIGGCTSATGNNIITISENGLSKITPLQSFRLTKRATKGVKAMKLTPKTGDIVAIKAIKGNEEMLIVTNNGVGIRVNLNEMKISQRNSSGIKLIKLKSKQKIKTSAIISVN, from the coding sequence ATGAATTTAGATAATCAAAATAATATCAAAGATATTGATATTAGTAAAGAAATGCAAGAAAGCTTTTTAGAATATGCAATGTCAGTTATTGTTTCCCGGGCGATTCCTGATGTTCGTGATGGTTTAAAACCAGTTCATCGTCGAATTTTATATGCTATGTATGATTTAGGAATAACTTATGACAAACCATATAAAAAATCAGCACGAATTACCGGAGAAATTATTGGGAAATATCATCCTCATGGCGATACTGCTGTGTATTATTCAATGGTCAGAATGGCACAAGAATTTTCATCACGATATCCGTTAGTTGATGGTCAAGGAAATTTTGGTTCGATTGATGGCGATAATCCAGCCGCGATGCGTTATACCGAATCACGAATGAGTAAATTAGCTAATGAATTAGTAAACAATATGAATAAGGATACGGTTGATTTTGTTGATAATTATGATAGTACCGAACGAGAACCGAAAGTATTACCGGCATCCTTTCCTAACTTACTAGTTAATGGTTCAAAAGGAATTGCTGTTAGTATTACAACTGATATTCCGCCACATAACTTAAATGAGGTTATTGATGCTTTAATTTATGTGTTGGAAAATCCTCATGTTACAATTGAACAATTAATTTTGCAAGATATTGTTAAAGGACCAGACTTTCCAACAGGAGCAAATATTATTGGTAATCAAAGAATTAGAAAAGCATATTTAACAGGTCGTGATACGATTACTGTGCGTGGAAAAGTAAGTGAAGAAACATTTAAAAATGGTCGTAAAGCTTTAATTATTAATGAAATTCCGTATCAATTAAATAAAACTCGTTTAATTGAAAGAATATCGTACTTAGTAAAAAATAAAGAAATTCAAGGTATTTATACGTTACGAGATGAATCTAATCACGAAGGGATTAGAGTAGTAATGGAATTAAAAAATGATGTTAGTAGTAAAATTTTATTGAATAAGTTATATAAAATGACACCGTTACAATCAACACATTCAATTAATTTAATTGCTTTAAATAATGGTCGTCCCAGACTTATGAATTTATTACAAATTTTACAAGCATATTTAGAACATCAATTTGTTGTTTTAGTTCGAAAAACTAAGTTTGAATTACAAAAAAATCAAGAGCGGGCTCATATTTGTGAAGGATTAGTTATTGCTTTATCTAATATTGATGCTATTGTTCGTTTAATTAAAAAAACAAATGCACCAACAGAAGCAATTGAGAAATTAGTTAGTGAATTTGCATTGAGTAAAATTCAAGTCCAAGCTATTTTACAAATGCGTTTGCAAAGATTAACTGGTTTAGAACAAGTTAAATTAGAAGAAGAATTAAGAATATTAAATGATGATATTGCTCAATGTCAAAAAGTTTTGCAAGATGTTAGTGAACGAACAAAAATTATTAGTAAGCAATTAATAACAATTAAAAATAATTATGGTGATTCACGAAGAACAATTATTACTAGTGATGAAGAAGATATTGCCATTGATGAAATATCATTAATTAAAAATGAACCGGTAGTTATTATTTTTTCTGAAAATGGCTATATTAAGCGGTTAAATTTAGATGAATATCGCACCCAAAAACGCGGCGGGACCGGTGTTAATACAATAAATTTAGGTGAAACCGATGATACCAGAATAATTATTATTGCTAATACTCACGATGACATTTTATTTTTTAGTGATATCGGTAAAGTATATCGTTTAAAAGCTTATGAAATTAGTAGTTTTTCACGAGCAGCAAGAGGAACGCCAATTATTAATTTAATTAATATTGAACGAAAAGAGAAAATTAAAACTTTAATTGCCATAAATTTAGAAAGTAGTAAACAGTATTTATTTTTTATTACTAAAAATGGAATTGTGAAACGCACTGCCATTGGTGAGTTTGATTCAATTCGTAAAACAGGTAAAATTGCAATTTATTTTAAAACCAATGATAGTCTTGTTGAAGTTTTATTAACAACAGGTGATACGAAAATTATTATTGCTACTAGTAATGGTAAAGCAATTCATTTTAATGAGAATGAAATCCGCTTATTACAAAGAAAAGCCGCAGGAATTAAAGGAATTATTTTAGACAATGATTGCTTTGTTATTGGGGGCTGTACCAGTGCGACGGGAAATAACATTATTACTATTTCTGAAAATGGTTTAAGTAAAATTACGCCTTTACAATCATTTCGTTTAACAAAAAGAGCCACTAAAGGTGTTAAAGCAATGAAATTAACTCCTAAAACTGGCGACATTGTTGCGATTAAAGCTATTAAAGGCAATGAAGAGATGCTAATTGTTACGAATAATGGTGTTGGGATTCGTGTTAATTTAAATGAAATGAAAATTTCTCAAAGAAATAGTAGTGGTATTAAACTAATTAAGTTAAAATCAAAACAAAAGATAAAAACTAGTGCTATTATTTCTGTTAACTAG
- the gyrB gene encoding DNA topoisomerase (ATP-hydrolyzing) subunit B, producing the protein MVLKRKYDASSIQILEGLEAVRKRPGMYIGNISKEGWHHLAWEIISNSIDEVMGGYCNEIKITLLNDNEIIIEDNGRGIPIDIHPKSKISVLETVFTVLHAGGKFDGQTYQVSGGLHGVGASVVNALSNYLDVTVYRDGNIYDLKFHNGGKIKEALKITGTTDKRGTVVRFMPDISIFEESQSFNYTTLKTRLKQLAFLNKGLKIILIDEKAQRKVVFQYFNGLRDYVADLNSDRIVIHKEIIYSDQQYDDTHIEFAVQYNDTYHTQLYSFCNNINTSEGGTHEEGLRLALTREINKYALNNKYIKINDEKLLWDDLKEGLVALLSLKISDPQYEGQTKAKLSNKIVRQIVSNAIGNVIKNFLMKNPQIAKNILEKTLLAFRARMAARKAREISRKKNLLDVAPLPGKLADCSSNDAKISELYMVEGDSAGGTAKMGRDRNFQAILSLKGKVLNVEKARIERVLENDEILTMITSLGCGVNKDFNIDRLRYHKVIIMTDADVDGAHIRTLLLTFFYRYMHELIVAGCMYIAQPPLYKIQVGKKSNYVYSDQELENFKKSLKDDQKFSIQRYKGLGEMNAEQLWSTTMNPENRQLLKVTIEDASIADMTFIMLMGEQVEPRKIFIEENAEYVKHLDV; encoded by the coding sequence TTAGTGTTGAAAAGAAAATATGATGCATCTTCAATTCAAATTTTAGAAGGTTTAGAAGCAGTTCGTAAGCGACCGGGAATGTATATTGGAAATATTTCTAAAGAAGGATGACATCATTTAGCATGAGAAATTATTAGTAATTCGATTGATGAGGTTATGGGCGGCTATTGTAACGAAATTAAAATTACTTTGTTAAATGATAATGAAATTATTATTGAAGATAATGGTCGTGGAATTCCAATTGATATTCATCCTAAAAGTAAAATCTCTGTTTTAGAAACAGTATTTACTGTGCTTCATGCTGGTGGTAAGTTTGATGGTCAAACTTACCAAGTATCTGGTGGTCTTCATGGTGTGGGGGCATCGGTTGTTAATGCTTTAAGTAATTATTTAGATGTCACGGTATACCGTGATGGTAATATTTATGATTTAAAATTTCATAATGGGGGAAAAATAAAAGAAGCTTTAAAAATTACTGGCACAACTGACAAAAGAGGAACGGTTGTTCGTTTTATGCCGGACATTAGTATTTTTGAAGAAAGTCAGTCATTTAATTACACAACTTTAAAAACGCGATTAAAACAATTAGCATTTTTAAATAAGGGTTTAAAGATTATTCTTATTGATGAAAAAGCACAACGAAAAGTAGTATTTCAATATTTTAATGGTCTTCGTGATTATGTTGCTGATTTAAATAGTGATCGTATTGTTATTCATAAAGAAATAATTTATAGTGATCAACAATATGATGATACTCATATTGAATTTGCTGTGCAATATAATGATACATATCATACGCAGTTATATTCTTTTTGTAATAACATTAATACTTCTGAAGGTGGAACGCATGAAGAAGGGTTGCGTTTGGCACTAACGAGAGAAATAAATAAATATGCATTAAATAATAAGTATATTAAAATTAATGATGAAAAATTATTATGAGATGATTTAAAAGAAGGTTTAGTTGCTTTACTTTCTCTTAAAATATCTGATCCGCAATATGAAGGACAAACAAAAGCTAAATTAAGTAATAAAATCGTTAGGCAAATAGTTTCTAATGCGATTGGTAATGTTATTAAAAATTTTCTAATGAAAAATCCACAAATTGCGAAGAATATTTTAGAAAAAACATTATTAGCTTTTAGAGCAAGAATGGCAGCAAGAAAAGCTCGCGAAATTAGTCGTAAGAAAAATTTACTTGATGTGGCACCACTACCAGGTAAATTAGCTGATTGTAGTAGTAATGATGCTAAGATTAGTGAACTTTATATGGTTGAGGGTGATTCTGCTGGGGGCACTGCTAAAATGGGACGAGACCGTAATTTTCAAGCTATTTTGTCATTAAAAGGTAAAGTTCTTAATGTTGAAAAAGCAAGAATTGAACGAGTGTTAGAAAATGATGAAATTTTAACAATGATAACATCATTAGGTTGTGGTGTTAATAAAGATTTCAATATTGACCGATTACGATATCATAAGGTAATAATTATGACAGATGCTGATGTTGATGGTGCTCATATTCGAACTCTATTACTAACATTTTTTTATCGTTATATGCATGAATTAATTGTTGCTGGTTGTATGTATATTGCTCAACCACCACTATACAAAATCCAAGTTGGTAAAAAGAGTAATTATGTATATTCTGATCAAGAATTAGAAAATTTTAAAAAATCGTTAAAAGATGATCAAAAATTTAGTATTCAAAGATATAAAGGACTTGGAGAAATGAATGCTGAACAATTATGAAGTACGACAATGAATCCTGAAAATCGCCAGTTACTAAAAGTAACAATTGAAGATGCTAGTATTGCTGATATGACTTTTATTATGTTAATGGGTGAACAAGTAGAACCGCGAAAAATATTTATTGAAGAAAATGCCGAGTATGTTAAGCATCTTGACGTTTAG
- a CDS encoding nucleoside deaminase produces the protein MPHIQYMKVAISLAKIAYQNGDVPVGAVIVDPNGIIIGQGYNSKEVNNNPLEHAEMIAIANAAKKLGQWRLKDCVLYSTLEPCLMCTGAILQSRIKKVFFAVSDPKFGTVVSQNQLLNKNKFNHQASYDEGLLELPVKQILQRFFQEVRKN, from the coding sequence ATGCCACATATTCAATATATGAAAGTAGCCATATCTCTTGCTAAAATTGCATACCAAAATGGCGATGTTCCAGTTGGAGCAGTAATTGTTGATCCGAATGGTATTATTATTGGTCAAGGTTATAATTCTAAAGAAGTTAATAATAATCCGTTGGAGCATGCGGAAATGATTGCTATTGCTAATGCCGCTAAAAAATTAGGTCAATGAAGGTTAAAAGATTGCGTTTTATACTCAACTTTAGAGCCATGCTTAATGTGTACGGGAGCGATTTTACAGTCACGAATAAAAAAAGTTTTTTTTGCTGTTAGTGACCCTAAGTTTGGCACTGTTGTTTCACAAAATCAATTACTAAATAAAAATAAGTTTAATCATCAAGCATCATATGATGAAGGGTTATTAGAATTGCCAGTAAAACAAATTTTACAAAGATTTTTTCAAGAAGTTCGTAAAAATTAA
- the tilS gene encoding tRNA lysidine(34) synthetase TilS codes for MKKFYESLDIQEKYLLGISGGTDSMFLLDNLYQAGFKIFVVHINYQKRTNSWQDESIVVNYCLKNNIEYAVLRVKPEQYGKENFQNQARKIRYDFFMKIAKKQKIFNLVIAHQFNDLLETYLLQKQRKSLVSYYGLLFKRKIKNLTVFRPMLKVKKQMILNYLEKKQLDFQVDDSNGLDIYARNVIRKKIAYFSNLEINNLLQEINEKNILLKEEQQKIIKLLVLMIIDDKINYKLFLLLEEKWQQKLIYQYLLIIDDELVTKNYLKRILNGVLKSNKPNIHIKLNDQWIFIKEYKFIYLSKPIIKDNYCYTITNLKNFKSRYLILKLKNNGNIKGMGFFVANDEFPIYIKCNEFNEKIKTKNGTKKINRLFINNKISFQQRINWPVIYNCHQQLIVIPMLAVDANHLKNKSNWFMLK; via the coding sequence ATGAAGAAATTTTATGAAAGTCTTGATATTCAAGAAAAATATTTATTAGGGATTTCTGGTGGAACTGATAGTATGTTTTTGCTAGATAATTTGTATCAAGCAGGATTTAAAATTTTTGTTGTTCATATTAATTATCAAAAAAGAACTAATAGTTGGCAAGATGAATCAATTGTTGTTAATTATTGTTTAAAAAATAATATTGAATATGCTGTTTTACGAGTAAAACCCGAACAATATGGGAAAGAAAATTTTCAAAATCAAGCTCGGAAAATTCGTTATGATTTTTTTATGAAAATAGCAAAAAAACAAAAGATTTTTAATCTTGTTATTGCTCATCAATTTAATGACTTATTAGAAACTTATTTATTGCAAAAACAAAGAAAAAGTTTAGTTTCATATTATGGTTTACTTTTTAAGCGAAAAATTAAAAATTTAACAGTTTTTCGACCAATGTTGAAAGTAAAAAAACAAATGATTCTTAATTATTTAGAAAAAAAACAATTAGATTTTCAAGTTGATGATAGTAATGGATTGGATATTTATGCTCGTAATGTTATTCGGAAAAAAATTGCTTATTTTTCAAATCTTGAAATTAATAATTTATTACAAGAAATTAATGAAAAAAATATCCTTTTAAAGGAAGAACAACAAAAAATAATAAAATTATTGGTGTTGATGATAATTGATGATAAAATCAATTACAAGTTGTTTTTATTATTAGAAGAAAAATGACAACAAAAATTAATTTATCAATATTTATTAATAATTGATGATGAATTAGTAACTAAAAATTATTTAAAAAGAATTTTAAATGGTGTACTTAAAAGTAATAAACCAAATATTCATATTAAATTAAATGATCAATGAATTTTTATTAAAGAATATAAATTTATATATCTAAGTAAACCAATTATTAAGGATAATTATTGTTATACAATTACTAACTTGAAAAATTTTAAAAGTCGTTATTTAATATTAAAATTAAAAAATAATGGTAATATTAAGGGAATGGGATTTTTTGTTGCTAATGATGAGTTTCCGATTTATATTAAGTGTAACGAGTTTAATGAGAAAATTAAAACTAAGAATGGCACAAAAAAAATTAATCGTTTATTTATTAACAATAAAATTAGTTTTCAGCAAAGAATTAATTGACCGGTAATATATAATTGTCATCAACAATTAATTGTGATTCCAATGTTGGCTGTTGATGCTAATCATTTGAAAAACAAAAGTAATTGATTTATGTTAAAATAA